GCCCCGCGCGAACACCACCTCGGTGTCCGGACACCCGTCGGCGGAAGCCGTCGTTGACGGAACCGGGCTGATCAGCAGCGCTGCAGCGGCGGCGCAGGCCGCCAGGATGCGGTATGCCTTCACAGCGAAGGATAGTAACGAAGCAAAGCGTTGATGTGCTAACTAACCTGGTCGCCGTAGTCAGCTGTCAGCGAACCAGCGGTTCGGCATCGGGTGCGGGCCCGGGAGCCCGCAGCCGGCCGGCGATGAAGTTGGCCGCCTGGCTCGTCAGTGCCGGGATGTAGCCGTCGGTGTGGTCGGTCCACTCGTTGCCGGGGCCTTCGTGACAGATCGGGTCGCCCGGGTTGCACAGGTCAATGGCCTTGGAGCCGAACAAGGCGCTCTGGGCGCTGATCGGGCCGCCGGCGCGGTCGGCGGGGTTGCCGAAGGTCGCGACCGCCACCACCTGGTCGGCGAGTTCGGCGGGCAGCTGGTTGCCCCAGCTGATACCGCCGACCTGGGTGCCGGTGACGATGTCGATGACCGAGGCTCCCTGCGAGTAGCCGCCCAGCACCAACTGGGTGTCGGGGCACACGTTGGCGGCATCCTTGACGCGCCGGATGACGTCGTTGGCGCCGTCGCCGCCGCCGAGTTGCAGCCGGCCGGCGGGGTAGTTCACCCCGTACTCGTCGATCTTCTTGGAAGTCTGCTGCCGCAGCGAGTCGATCATCGCCCGGCCCACCCGGCCGACGCCGGGTGGCTC
This is a stretch of genomic DNA from Mycolicibacter terrae. It encodes these proteins:
- a CDS encoding cutinase family protein, producing the protein MRFVQLSSIFSATLMAGALLTVPAVIPDAVPSAAAYDCPDVEVIFARGTSEPPGVGRVGRAMIDSLRQQTSKKIDEYGVNYPAGRLQLGGGDGANDVIRRVKDAANVCPDTQLVLGGYSQGASVIDIVTGTQVGGISWGNQLPAELADQVVAVATFGNPADRAGGPISAQSALFGSKAIDLCNPGDPICHEGPGNEWTDHTDGYIPALTSQAANFIAGRLRAPGPAPDAEPLVR